TGAAGCTCACCACAAAATTTACCGAGCAAGAAATCTCCCAGTGGTACGAGAACTTTCAGAAGCAGTGTCCATCAGGACGCATCTCACCGGAGGAGTTTGAGGAAATCTATGGCCGCTTCTTCCCTGACAGTGATCCTAAGAGCTACGCAAGGCATGTGTTTCGCTCCTTTGACACCAACGATGACGGCACTTTAGACTTCAAAGAGTACATCATTGCACTACACATGACCTCCACTGGGAGGACAACCCGAAAACTGGAGTGGGCCTTCTCCCTGTTTGATGTAGACAAGAACGGATACATCACCAAGGCAGAAGTGAAAGAAATATGCCAGGTGAGGGGGGCTCAGTTTATAAAAGTGACATTGATGAATGGATGCGTGGCTTTAATGGTTCTAGTGTGAAccattaatgttaatgttaactCATATCCCGTCAGAAagagattcattttaaaattgatctttttttcttattctggTTTTTATTAATCCCCAAGCCCCAAAAAACCTAAagtgttatttttctttcactatAACAACTTTGTAAATCAGAAGTTCAAACTATTTTCTCAGTCGTGGTTTCAGTGAGGAGGGAATGAAGATATGGATAAAATTTACAGGATTAACTGACATAACGCAACATAACGCAAAACCTTACGTTAATGCCTGTTATTGAATctaatgtttttgctttttttctatgTTTAATTGGTTTAACTCTGTGACATTAGCTACTGAGGTCAACTAGCAGTGATAATGGATTATTTTGTTAGGTTATCTCCTTATTTTGTCCACGTTCTGCAAAATCCATTAAAGCTGTGTTGCTGTTAACTAAGAATTTACTATTCTTCTCATGGTATGTAGGTCTCAGTCTTAATTGGCAGCCCTATTAGCCAGTCTATTTGAGCCTAAAACTCCTGATAATCTTGGCGATTACAGGTTTAGCCTGCAGACAATATAGAGAGCCCTATTCCTGAGCAGAGCTACTCTTAAGTTCCACTCCTAAACAAGAGTATACTCATCATCTCGAGTCTAATCCACGACTGTTTTACTTGTGAGACTGCCACTGTAGACTGACGACTGTACTATAATAAATGTTCTGTAACTCCGTCTTATGGAGGTTTTACACTTTTCTATATTCTGTCTTCGGACAAATGATATAGAATTGTAAGAGGTTTAGACAGATCAGCCAAGAATCCAGCTGGCATTGTAATGGGATTGAATTCCTGGCCAACTGGCTTGAGTCCATAAGCACCATGTTTACAGCACACTGCATAAAATAGCTGCATTTTAAAGCCCTGATAGCAGTTCAAAAACTTACTATAAGATGAGATTCTTTCCGGTCTGTAAAACACTGAGGTAGAGGTCGACATATACAAATTTACTGTGTGGTAAAAGGATACACCGCCATTTTCCAGAAAGTATTCTTATGTAATGTATAAATAATATGTTAAATTAGAAAACATAAGTGAAAAAGGTGGAAATGCCCCAAAACCAGCCCGCAAGTACACTGTTCTGACAGGGTAGACAAATGCTTAAAGACTGCAAGTGTGATTTATTTTAAGGAAACCAGctgattaattttatttttatgacttcACAACCTTGATGTCTGTCAGCATAGATCACAGTCTGAAGTCTAAACTCTACTGACCATAACATCAGAGGAGGGGCGAGATTGAGGGTTAGTCCAGGGAAAAGAGATGACATCTTGGTGTTTGGCCTGTGGCCTGAGTCTTGGCACTAATCCATGTTAATCTAGGTGTCTTAAATGTGGGAGATGAGTGCTCCCTCTCTAAGTGGGACACAAACTTAAAGGCCTGAACCTAAAGTGCACACTCAGGAGGTTTACACTCAGTTAGTCATTTAGCCCACTGCAGATCAACTATTTCTGAGAGATGACAGGAGAGTTGCCCTATGAAATGCTGTAGCTTGTTTGAATATTTATGTATTCATAATAAAAGGACTTTGCAATTTGTATAAATAGTCTGTTTAAACTTAGAACTAGGTGTATTTGGAGGAAAGATTTGCTAGAATTTTTAACTGTtgagaacaaaaggcagtcctcataaaataaaataaaaaatactggcCGCCATATTTTCACTTCAATACTAGTAACTCCAAATATATAagatattaattaattaactgaAGAAGGCTGTTAGTGTCCTCAGTTTTACTACTGCTTACATATTCTTTGGTCTGTATCCATCTGCTTTATGTACTGTGCTGGTGATGAGAGAAATGATGCAGCATTACTATCCATCTTATACCCAACCCCCTCTCAGGCCTTGTTTAAGCTGATCCCCAAAGAGGACCACAGCAAACTGCCAGAGGATGAGAACACACCCGAGAAGAGAGCCAACAAGCTGTGGGGCTACTTTGAAAAGAAAGACAATGGTAGGACGTGTAGTGGTAGTGCTTCTGCTCAGAGGGAGATAATATCAATGGAAGCCCCTGCTATTTTTCTTTAGCTGATGTTCCAGCATCCTGTGGGGGAGATTACATTTTACAATCAGCTGTTTGGCTTAACAGTAATACAAGTATTAATCCACCTGGGGGCAAGTCTCCACTTACAGGATCACTTGTGTCACGCAAGCTTTATTACAAATCATTGGCCCAAAAACATCTTAAGTTATACATCACATGATACTGTATACCGAGCACACGAGATAAGAACATGTTGTTTAGATAACAATAATCCATCCTTGTGTTATCTCACTCTCCTGGCTTGTTTTGTATTTATACGTTTCTTGTCTTAACTCCTTATTTTCTCCTCCCTTCACAGATCGACTGGCTGAAGGAGAGTTTATTACAGGAGTGATCGAAAATGAGAACGCAATGCGTCTGATCCATTACGAACCAATAAAACATTAAATCCCTTCTCATTCCTACGTTTCTCCTCTTTGCacccttttctgttttttattaaactattttctcttttttttaaacacacttttccctcttcttcctctctctgtatCAGATGTTTTCTCTATCCCCTTCCTTAAATAACCTGGCCCCTTTGTAAATAAGCATTCCTACAGtttctgtacatttgtgtgttACACATACTTATACACATTAAGTATCATACTTAATTATTAGCTTGTTAtgctttttcttgtcttttagAAATCTGAAATGTCCTCCAGTATTGTAATTTACTCACttgtacaaaaaaattaaagattttCTCATTCATCTGGGCTTTGGAAATCTATTTATCTTATCTCTCCTGGAATACAATTAAATCTCCTTTGACCTAGAAACATACTGCATATTATAATGCTGGTGGTTGATAAAAATTTTCACTTTAggttttaagttttcagttatATTAATCCCTGACAGTAAATCCAGGATTATCTCAAATGTATAACCTACAAAAATTAAAGGTAAATTTAAGTACTTGTTTTTGGcttttgtaaaaaaacaaaaaaaaacaaaactcggTACTTATACAATTTTATCTCAAACATAGTATATGACAGGAACTAAATGCAGTTTTTTAGAGCGTTGTTTTCCTGAAACTGGTGTTTCGGTGTTGCAGATATTAGTGTGTGCAGGCATTTCTTTCCAACTTTCATCCTGACCCCCCACAAGCTGCTCCTCTCTTGCTTCACTCTCCTCCCTCTATTCCTCCTCCTTTCCATCCAACTCGGGATTACTGGTTTACACATAATCTTCTGTTCAACATCAGAGAGCAGACTTTTCAAAATCTCTGTAATCTTTCCATCTCTATGGGTTTGTCTGTGCATCTCCAGAGAGGCTGTGCTTGTAGTAGCTTCTGGTATACATGAATTGCATTAAAAAATTTTGTCTCTCAAAAGTTTCTGACcaaagaagtttaaaaaaggaaacatgtcTATGAGCAACATGTTTCTCTATGGAACGTGCTGTTCTTTCAGGAATACACGCATCATCCTCTGGAACAAATTGATTGCTAAGATGATGGTTTTCAAGTTAATATATAAACAATAGAATAGAGGAAGCATTTCTTTCCATTTGCAAACAAAGACATACATTTCTTTCCTACTATGAGGCACTGAGAAATACCCAGAAAAATGCAGGCTTGCATGTGAACAAGATACATACACAGATACATACGTTGTAGGCTTAGCGTTTTGATATGTGTGGATTTCTTTGGGCGTTGAGCCCAATCAGTACATCCCATGTTCACAGAGAGTCAAAGTGGACGACGAGAAAGAAAGGATGTGTTTGCTTGCATTGACCTTCTCCACCTTGGTTAAAGTGTCTTTCCTTTTCGGATTTTCAGCCCTTTCAGTTGATACGTGTTACTGATGCCCTAACAAGGTGAATCAACTCGGTCCATGGCTTCCCCCATCTCatccatctctctctcacagTCCTCACACCCCTCAGGGCCGCAGCCTCCTACTAAAACCAAAGTTGGTACATCCCCATTTCCCACTCCGACTACGCTGCCATTTGGAGCCCACGCCACATCAATCATCCCATCTGGACATTGCAATAGGCCGCTGACAGAGTAGAGCCCTCCCCCTGGGACCACCTCGTCATAGGATGGGGCGTGAGTGGTGGCTCTGGCTTCCTCTAAACGTAGTCTCTGTCTGCGGCGAAGCTCGATGATGGTCTTTGTGTAGGAGTTGAGCGTGACGACAGCAGCTCCCATGCAGCAACTGAAGGACACCCAGGCGAGACTAGGAGCAGGGAATTTAACATAGTTAGGAGATGAGAAATATTAAGCTTGTAGTGAAACATTAAGTCCTGACAAAAGCTTAAATCATATCTGGCACCTACGCAAATGACCAGCCGTAGTCCCAGGATTGAGGCCTCCAGTCTTTGGGGCCCACAATTACTGTCATCTGAAACACTGTGGTGTACATCATATGTGCCACCATCCCAAGAAGACCTACACAGGAGGTGAAACAGACAAAATTAATCCAACATAAACCGAGAAGTTCAGAGGACCATGCAAAAAAATAGATATGTTATATCTGAATATGCAGGGGGGGGGTTACAAAATAATGTAAAAGTGAGCATTAGACTGAGTCTGACCTGATAGCACAGTGCACATAGCTGCATAGGCATTGATTTTTAGTGAGTGCATCTCTTTATGGGAACACAAGACTTCCAGCCACATGAGTAAGAACCCCATTCCCAGCAGACCGATGTATGTAAACTCAGAAATAACTGACAGCCAGAGCACACCTGCAACATGTCAACAACAGTGTGAGCACACTGTCACAAGCTAACTTTTAATCAAATGGCAATATGGCGATATTAAGGCAGGAGACTGTTAAGCAGTTCAAGCTCACCTTGAGTTTCTCCTGGAGTTAAGTCTATAAAGCTGCGACACTTCTCCCCTGCCAACAAAATGTCATGATTTAAGGATTAAGTTTTGCAGATGAAGTTGAAAAACATCAGCTTTGATTATCAATCCAAGTTGAAACCAAACAGCAACCCAAAAAAATGAACTGCCCAAGTGTGCCTCTTACCAtcactgtgtttttcacagCTTTCCCAGAAGCCTGTGTGGAAGTATCTAAAAGCAAACTTGTCTTCGCCCGTCTCccatatgtagtggacagcattGGCCAGCTGCCTTTGTCTGATCTTAGCCAGCTCTTCTCTCCTGGCTGGAGATAGCGTGCGGTTGTAGGGGTTCTGAGTGGGACTCTCTGAGTGGGTGACAGTGGAAAAAAGCAAATTTAAGGTTCGGTTCTGCACCTGCTCATTCTTAATGTGGTCATAAGAATGAGAATGAGTTTAACGAGTATAATCCAGCCTTCACTAGGTGAACGTTCTGTCTTTGTGTAGTTTCTTATCATATGATGCAAACATTTAACAAATTCAGGAAATGTTGTCGGTGAGGCGTGAGCATTAACAGCTGATCCACTGAATGTCAAACACATAATGCAAGAAAAGGCAGTGAGAACATAAAAATGAGAAGGGAGTTAGACAGTAGTATACCGGCTATCAAATTGTGAAGGGTAGACATGTAAAAGTATGTGTCGTTAAAACGAGAATGGTTAGGGGTAAACACAAAAATCCTGCAAGTCTGCTAATTATACGGGTGCCTCAAAATCAGCAAGCCTCTGTGTACATGCAGTCTTGTCAATGTTCACTATGATGTGCCAAACACGTCCTCAGGTTTAGCAGCATAAGGGAGAGTTAAATCGACGCACTGTACATAGTAAAAATGAAATAGTTCTGTGTGAGTTCACATGTAGTACATGTAGTGTCAAAGATGATTGTTTTATGCAATAAGAGCTGTTAATCTGTGTGTGGATTAAGCATATCTGTTGAGAAAATATAGACCATGGGGCAGTGAGAGAGTCAACCTCGACTAAACCTTTAGAAGCAACCTCACACCTCACAGATTAATACTAAGCCATAACTGAGTACACTGTGGAACAAAGGTATTGGGGGGGGGAAAGGAGATTAAAAATAAGGACAATTGCTTTCTAACAGTTCAGTGTCAGAAAGCCTCATCCACTTTATTGTGTAAGCCGATCCAGCACCGAAAACAATCTCAGTGTGCCTGAGGAGCAGATTTGAATTCTCTAGATACCGTTTAACTTAGGACAGAAGCATAGCATCAAAAAGCATCTAGGCATGAAGGTTCAAtcttaaactttaaaaacatggtTTCACATAACAGTGCTGCCAAAGAGTCCACCTGCTgagcttattttttttttcggCAGAGATTTCTTTTCAGCAAACTTCCCCCAGATGGAGTTTACTTCAGATGAAGCAGATGGAGTTTGCTTCAAGCAAAGCCGCCTCCATCTGCTTTACATGAAGCGTTCCACTGAACACTGAGAAccggagagaagctccagaaaaagttaaaaattattttgacaAATCTGtctaatcaaatcaaatcttATCTATTGTCTATAAATGATAGAAATCCCTAATTAAATCCTATCTTATTGTATTGCGTTGGCGATTATACAACCTACTGCAATAAAACGCAATGAAAGACAGCATGTTTGCTTTTGAAGGTGTATCATAAGGCTGTGGCTATGATTGGTAGTAACTTGCTACTTACAGTTAATACTTTCAAATCATCCCAGACTCTTCAAGTGGCTAAATGCCAAGATAATATCACAACTGTTTACATAAGAATGAATCCAAGAATCTTTGCTGTTACAAGCGAATTGTGACATGTCTGTGAACATGATGCAACAGACTCTGGATTAGACACCAGTATATTTTCCCAACTTCTGTGCAGCACAGAAGTCAACTCAGATTTGattgtttgctttttcttttaggCCAAGTCAAAGCTGAAATACTCCTGAACACTACTATGAAGCATAAGCATTTCCACATAGTTCCACATTTCATGGAATGTCTAAAGGTCAAAGGAAGATGCACTTTGACACTGAATTTCTGTTTACGCCAGTAATGCTGTTTCAAAACTATACTATAAAGTGTGATGACTCACAGAACTTAGAAGTCTAAATAAACAGCTACATATCAAAAGGTTAAAGGTTACCAAAAAGCTGCATAAGCAAAGCTTCAAACTGATGGCCGGACATTCTCCTTTAGGATTTTCTAATAGAGAGCAGAATTTATTGTCCCATCAATTACAGCAAATtgtccaggtcctgaagcagcaaagcaaccCCAGACCATCACGCTACCACCACCGTGTCTGACTGTTGGtgtgatgttttatttatgaaatGCTGAGTTCGTTTTACTCCATGTAACGGGATTCAAACCTCAAAAAGGTTCCAGCATTGTCTCGTTAGTTCACAAAATATTATCCCAAAggtcttggggatcatcaaaAGCTTTTTTGGCGAATGAGAGATGAgcctttgtgggtttttttggtcagcaggaggtttTCTCCTTGGAACTTGGAACTaacactgaccttaactgagagaagtgaggcctgcagttctttagatgtcgTTCTGGGTTCTTTTAGGGTTCTGGAGTCCACTACAATGAGTCGCTGAtgtgctcttggagtaattttagTAGGCTGGCCACTCCAGGGAGgcttcaccactgttccaagtgttctccatttgtggataatgatctcactgtggttcactggcactccaaagccttagaaattgctttgtaaccctttccagactgatagatgtcaatgtGTTGGCttttgaggtcttttagcctTCTTCACTTTATTGACAGGATCTATTTAAATGATCTCTTGATTCtgggtttggatagcttttaaCGAGTGAAATTACCATctgaaaactgtattttgtgtttactcTGGTTGTCTTTGTATAATATTCACGCTTTACTGATCTGAGATATTTAAGTTTAACAAATATCCAAAcaactaagaaatcaggaagggggtaAATTCTTTTTGTTGACACTGTAAGTATATGTACAATACATTAATggtaaataaatacagaagtcCTTTGGATATGTTGAGTTTCCTACCTGTGGTGTAAGGCTCACTGTTGTTCTGACCGCAGTTCTTCATTTTGACAGGCGACAGGCAGAGGGGCTTGACCACCTTGTGAGTGCCCTCACACCAGTATGAGGTGCAGAGAGCCAGGATGGAGAGGGCCAGAGCCAAAGAGGTCAAGGTGAGGGAGAGCAGGGAGCGAGAGCGACGGGACATGCGTTCCAGCATGGCCACGCGGGAGAAGATGGAGGTACGGGTGGggtcagaaagagagagaggaaggtcAAAGTGAGATAAACAGGGGGCAGAACAGGACAAGGCACATGGGAATAGCAGGACAGAAGGTATGAAAACAGCCACAGACGGAGCTGAGAGGGTGGGACAAATGCTTTGTGGGGGTTTTAAGAGGTTATGGGCGGccaggtttaaaaagaaaacaaataaaaacgtGATGTAACAGTAAAGAAAGAAGATAAGAAAACAGATGAGGAACGATACTGTAAAGTCAGTGGGATTAACAGAAAGGAAgataaagaaagagagagagcagggagCACGACAAGATGCTCTGATGTTGATACACGTGGGAAAGAGGGACAGAAGGAATGAAAAAATGAACAAGAGGAGATTTAGGTGGATGATTTGGGCACAGTGGGAGAGAACCAAGGGATTCCAGGATATTACTCTTTGTTGCCCTGACTTCTTCAGTATGAGGAGCTATTGATTCCTGTGGGAACAGATACAGACATGCATCCTCTGAAATCAACACTCAAAgccccttttttttctgtattagaGCAATTCAGCTGTATCAAAAAAGCATTTACAAATATCAGAATTTTTTGATAAAACTTGTATATCGAAAGAGGACATCAAATACATTCCTGAACTTAatactttacaaaaaaaagttaaatgaaATTGTGAGCAAGTgagcataaaaaagaaaacagaggctAAATGGAAAGTGCCCATATAATGAAATCTAGCTTTACACTGTCAATCACTGCCTGAAGTCACATAAGTCCTCCAGCTGTTTAAAGGCGGGTTGTGGAAGGCTGAGTAATGTGTACTTTCCTGTGACCCCGGCTAACATCTCCGTGCTTCCTGATTAACACACTCAGCCCCGAGCCTGCCGCTCATTATGAACTGTGGGCCTTAAGTGGAAGGCCCGATGTAGGGGAGCAAAACACTAGATTACTTTTTTGATGAAATTATAGATAAGCCAGAGATCTAAATGAAATTTTTACACGTAATCCCTGGAAATCTGCTTTAATCTGTTTTTGTTAGGTGTGTTTTAGTGTGAAGTACACTTTGACCATGTCTGCTGTCAATCTTTCTCTCATGCAATGTCCCCCTGTCAGCTCAAAGCCcctgaaacacaacacagatTAAATCAGGTGTATTTTGCACATCACTCATCCCTTAGCATGGTTTCTGTCATCTGCACTGCTGAAAATAAAACTCCATCAGTATGATAATACGCTTACTGACCAGTGGAGCGTTACTGAGGCAGTTAAAGCCAATGCTCAGCAGAGATAAGGCTTTCCTAAATACTTGCATTGCATTTACGCTCAGATGTACATTGTCCTTTCAGAAGTGCATGTTTTAGGCACTGTTCATTTAGATTACCGCTCAGTGCGTCACACCGTCACAGAGATGTCAGTTTAATTAATTCAGCACTGAAACAATTACCCCACAAAACACCTTGATAATCTGCGTGAAAGTCTACCTCTGCATATTACTGATGGTTTAACAGCAACCAGTGACCAAGTATTGATATTTATAAGATAATGTTTGAAATGGTTACTCTTAGCATGAACCTTACCATGTCGACTGTTGCTAAgacaataaatattttcagGCTTTACACGTCAGTAACTAGCTGATGCATCATTTCCCAGGTTGCTCAACTTTTGCAGACGTCGGTCCAAAATAAGTTCAGTTTTCATTCATGAATGACAAATTTAATTGAACACTCAGTGTAATAACGAGGTTTTTTTGGTATGTTTAAATATTagagaaattatgtttttgcaAATGCTGATGAAGAATCCACAAATGACTTCAgaacaaattatttttaaataattaaaatacctACCAGACTTTGTTCTCGCCCTCTGTAGTCTTTCATGTCCATCATGAAGTAACTACCATGGTAAAACATATTTCACTGCCTTTCACTGCCACTCTAGTGTGGTTTTTCTCTGCCTTCTTCATAAGCCCTTAATCAAAAAGCTCCTTCACAACTTTAGTTCAGCTGCTCCATCTTGAATACCCTCTCTGTTGCTACTCTCTTCATCTTTTCTCTGTGCGTCAGTTTTCCTCCTCCAGTATGAGCATCAGTGGCCCTTACCTCTCCAGCTGCAAGCCCCGTGTAATCCTCCTGCGATGGAGATGCGAACCGATGGAGTGACTGCATGTCTCTCTCCAAGCCACTCTACTCCCTTTACTGTCTTTCTTGGGAATTTATGACACAAACCCATCCTGAATCATGTAATCCCTCTAAGTCCATCTGTTACTATAGTGCCCCCTCTCTTCCTGTGTCTGTCCCTTTTCAGCGGTGGCCTTCTCTAACCCTCCCTAAACTTTAATCAGCAGTTTAAGTTCCACTGCATTACAGctctattttaattttttattaacaTTATAGTACCTTATATACATTTCCCCAGATAAGCAgcagtacaaaaaacaaaaacagtgtcaAGACTTTATGATGTGTCAcaataatttatttacagtgtatttacaaaaaaaccTGTAAGACAGTAAACGGCAAAGGGGAAAAACAACACTGTGTTGTCGTGTTTGTGAAGTTAAGGATGGGGATAGGAGGGAAAATGTACTTGTAGAAAGCAGCTAACCCCAGGCTTGAGATTTACAATAATGTAGAACCAGCTTGCCGTCACTTCCAAAACACtgaaagacaaagaggaagacaaaaagacaggaaTACAAACGTTAGAGTTAAACTGTCACACACGGGAGTGAGCTGTCAACAAAGTCTAAAATCAGTGTTAACTGCTGTTATGACATCAGAAAGGACCTTTTAACTAGATATTGATCTGTCAGTGAGAGCAGAGAGGTGATCGGCTAACCACTGATCTAGACTTGGACGTTTTTACTGTTACTTGTTAAGACATTTACCAGTGGTCAAGGATTTAAGATTATGTCACAGAAAACTTGTCTCTTATTGCACCCTCTGCTGGTAGAAGCTCTGCATGACCTGTCCAGTCACACAGGCTGAACTTGCAGATACAGTTAGGTCTAtaagttttatacatttttggaCATTGACTGTTTTCTCCCCTCTGTTAATTTTGCATCTATActccaccacagtggattttaaatcaagaaaacaagatgtgattgaagtgcagatgtCCAGCTTTAGTTTAAGGGGTTCAACATTAAGTAGAAAAAAGATCTGGAGTTATTTCCAAGTGTTGAACATGCATTTGGCAGCTTTTCACTGGAACTCTCAATACGATGTCCAAACAGTAGTTCATGCAAGTAAAGGAAACCATCATTAGGCTGGAAAAACAAAGTAATGCCGTCAGAGAGACAGCAAAAAATTTAGAAGTGGCTAAGTTAACAATCTGGCTCATTCTTTAAAAAGGAGGAATCCACTGGTCAGGCAACACCAAAGGGCCTgaaaaaacacagacaacaaCTGAAGTGGATAAAGCCGTAGCATTGTCCAGGTCCACAAGCAAGAGACAGTTTTATGAATAGAAATGTAGAGGCTTTACAATAACATGTAAACCACTCAAGAACAAGAAGGTCTGATTAGATTCA
The genomic region above belongs to Oreochromis niloticus isolate F11D_XX linkage group LG11, O_niloticus_UMD_NMBU, whole genome shotgun sequence and contains:
- the rcvrn2 gene encoding recoverin 2, which codes for MGNATSSALSKEILEDLKLTTKFTEQEISQWYENFQKQCPSGRISPEEFEEIYGRFFPDSDPKSYARHVFRSFDTNDDGTLDFKEYIIALHMTSTGRTTRKLEWAFSLFDVDKNGYITKAEVKEICQALFKLIPKEDHSKLPEDENTPEKRANKLWGYFEKKDNDRLAEGEFITGVIENENAMRLIHYEPIKH
- the si:ch211-149k23.9 gene encoding germ cell-specific gene 1-like protein; its protein translation is MLERMSRRSRSLLSLTLTSLALALSILALCTSYWCEGTHKVVKPLCLSPVKMKNCGQNNSEPYTTESPTQNPYNRTLSPARREELAKIRQRQLANAVHYIWETGEDKFAFRYFHTGFWESCEKHSDGEKCRSFIDLTPGETQGVLWLSVISEFTYIGLLGMGFLLMWLEVLCSHKEMHSLKINAYAAMCTVLSGLLGMVAHMMYTTVFQMTVIVGPKDWRPQSWDYGWSFALAWVSFSCCMGAAVVTLNSYTKTIIELRRRQRLRLEEARATTHAPSYDEVVPGGGLYSVSGLLQCPDGMIDVAWAPNGSVVGVGNGDVPTLVLVGGCGPEGCEDCEREMDEMGEAMDRVDSPC